One Engraulis encrasicolus isolate BLACKSEA-1 unplaced genomic scaffold, IST_EnEncr_1.0 scaffold_150_np1212, whole genome shotgun sequence DNA segment encodes these proteins:
- the LOC134442399 gene encoding proteasome subunit beta type-9-like produces the protein MLGETDGPCWLSEEVKTGTTIIGIEFDGGVVLGSDSRVSAGASVVNRVMNKLSLLHDKIYCALSGSAADAQTIAEIVNYQLDVHSVELGEEPLVRSAATLVKNVSYKYKEELSAHLIVAGWDRKKGGQVYATLNGLLSRQPFAVGGSGSSYIYGFVDAEYRKDMSRRECQQFVVNALTLAMSRDGSSGGVAYLVTIDETGAEEKCVLGNDLPKFFDQ, from the exons ATGTTGGGAGAAACCGATGGACCTTGCTGGTTGTCCGAAGAAGTAAAAACTGGG ACAACCATCATAGGCATTGAATTTGACGGTGGCGTCGTGCTCGGTTCTGACTCTCGAGTGTCAGCAGG TGCATCAGTGGTGAACCGGGTGATGAACAAGCTGTCCCTCCTCCATGATAAGATCTACTGTGCCCTGTCTGGCTCTGCTGCTGATGCTCAGACCATCGCTGAGATTGTCAACTACCAGCTGGATGTTCACAG TGTTGAGCTTGGGGAAGAACCTCTTGTACGATCTGCAGCCACGTTGGTGAAGAACGTCTCCTACAAGTACAAAGAGGAGCTGTCTGCTCATCTCATTGTGGCTGGTTGGGACAGGAAAAAGGGGGGACAG GTCTACGCCACTTTAAATGGCCTTCTGTCCAGACAGCCATTTGCTGTGGGTGGCTCCGGCAGCTCCTACATCTACGGCTTTGTGGATGCTGAGTATCGGAAGGACATGAGCCGCAGAGAATGCCAGCAGTTTGTTGTGAATG CTCTGACACTGGCGATGAGTCGAGATGGTTCCAGTGGAGGTGTGGCCTATCTTGTCACCATTGACGAAACTGGTGCTGAGGAAAAGTGTGTTCTCGGCAATGACCTCCCCAAGTTCTTTGATCAGTGA
- the LOC134442394 gene encoding proteasome subunit beta type-6-B like protein — protein MNKQTLDSSVKGVSTGTTILAVKFNGGVIIGSDSRASMGGSYVSSKTINKLIQVHDRVFCCIAGSLADAQAVTKMAKFQLSFHSVQMESPPLVMAAASVMKELCYSNKDELQAGFITAGWDRKKGPQVYTVSLGGMLLSQPFTIGGSGSTYIYGYVDAKYKPDMSREECLQFATNAIALAIGRDNVSGGVVHLVVITEDEVEHVVIPGDKLPKFHDE, from the exons ACCACCATATTAGCTGTCAAGTTCAATGGAGGTGTCATCATTGGCTCTGACTCCAGGGCATCTATGGGAGG GTCATATGTGTCTTCAAAAACCATCAACAAGCTTATCCAGGTCCATGACAGGGTTTTCTGCTGTATTGCCGGATCCTTAGCAGATGCACAGGCAGTTACCAAAATGGCGAAGTTCCAGCTGTCTTTTCACAG tgtgcagATGGAGTCTCCTCCTCTGGTGATGGCTGCTGCCTCGGTCATGAAGGAGCTCTGCTACAGCAACAAGGACGAACTCCAGGCCGGCTTCATCACCGCAGGCTGGGACAGGAAGAAGGGCCCACAG GTGTACACTGTGTCGCTGGGTGGGATGCTCCTTAGTCAGCCCTTCACTATCGGGGGGTCGGGGAGCACCTACATCTATGGCTACGTGGACGCCAAATACAAGCCAGACATGAGCCGAGAAGAGTGCTTACAGTTTGCCACCAATG caattgCTCTGGCCATAGGAAGGGACAATGTGAGTGGTGGAGTGGTACACCTGGTTGTGATCACTGAAGATGAAGTCGAACATGTGGTCATTCCTGGAGACAAGCTTCCCAAATTCCATGATGAATAG